GTTGAAATACTATCTCTTTTAAGTTTCTTAAGAGGCATACCCCGACTTCAGTTAGTGTCAGATGGTTAAATTATCGGATATCACTCACCTTCACATTCTTTTTAAAAACATACCAGCTCTTTAATAGTTCCAATGCCCTATCTAATTGGACGTCTTCAGATATTTTATCTTCTTTTACATCATCCAAAGCATCTTCTCTTTCTTTCTCCTTTGTGGTGTCCTCAAAATGCCGTTCCAGATCCTTCTCTCTGAGGAATCGCATCTTCATCTTTTCTCCAGCCCCTGAAGGTATCTTTTCGGGAACAACTATGTCAGGCGTAATACCCTTTGCTTGAATGGACCTTCCTTTAGGTGTATAGTATCTGCCAATGGTTAATCTAAGACCGGAACCATCCTCTAAAGGATATATTGACTGGACTGTTGCCTTTCCAAAGGTTTGAACACCTAAAATAAGGGCTCTTTCATGGTCCTGTAATGCTCCCGCAACAATCTCTGACGCACTGGCACTACCGGCATTAACAAGGACTATTATTGGGTAATCACGGGATTTTTTAGTCCCATGAGCCTTGTATTCTTTTCTACTCCCTTTTGCCCTTTCCTCGGTATAGGTAATGATGCCAGAATCCAAGAATTCATCAGAAACCTTAAGTGCCTGGTCAAATGGACCTCCAGGGTTGTTTCTCAAATCCAGTATTAAACCCTTAATGCCGTTTTTCGCTGTCTCTAATTTATTGAGGGCATCTTTTAGCTCATTTGATGTTTTGTCTTGAAAACTTTTAATCCTGATATACCCATAACCTTCTTCAAGAGCTTTATATTTCACGCTTTCGATTTTAATGACGGCACGGGTTATTGTGAAATCCTTCGGTTCCGATAGCCCCTTCCGCAGTATTGAGATAGTTATCTGGGTTCCGGCAGGTCCACGCATCAACTTTACAGCGTCCATTAAACCCATATCCTTCGTGGATTTCCCATTAATTTTGACAATATAATCCCCTGCTTTTATCCCAGCCCGAAAGGCAGGGGTGTCCTCTATGGGAGATATAACCATGATAGTGCCTTCTTTCTTGGTAATTTCGATTCCTAGTCCTCCGAATACCCCTCTTGTTTCCAGTTTCATTTCTTTAAATACATCAGGAGGCATAAAAGAAGAATGGGGATCTAGAGCCTCTAACATCCCATTTATAGCACCATGAAGTAGTTTTTCAGTATCGACTTCTTCTACATAATTTTTTTGAACAATAGACAAAACATCTGTAAACATCTTGAGTTTTTCGTAAGTTTCCTTATTTACAGCCGATACCCTGCGCATCCACCCAAGACTCATTACAAACCCTAATACCAAAACCATGGATATGATTAACACTAATTTTTTATTTTTCTTCATCTTAAAGGACATATTTTCCTCCTGGATTGTAGTAAATGCTGAAAGATAGATTGTCATTGTGTGGTCCAACAGCAATGTGGTAATCCCTCAAAGTTGCTTTGTTCTGCTCACAATGACAACTTATGGAAAATCAACTTATTTGTATATTGCCAATAAACGATCTCAGAGCTTTACCCAATTCCTCTGTATCATTTAAGTATTCATTCTTCAATCCTTCAAACGTCTCTGAATTCCACCCAGACTCCACAAGTTCAACAGACTTGAAGAAAAAGTCCAGATTTCTTGAAGAAAATTCTTTTTTCAACTCTGTATATTCTCTTACAAAAGTACTGTCAAGATACTTTCGGTTATGGCGGCTAGTCCATATATCTGTGTCTAAAAAAAACCTATCCATGTCCACCATTCTTTTTCGAATTGGTGATAAGCTTCTAGCCAGGTTTCCTATGCCAGGATCTGCGTACCGGTACAAAAAACCCCTTTTATATTCGTCCTTGGAGATTATCATGCCTTCTTCTTCCAACCTATTAAATATTTCCACACCAGGATAAAGCTCCATCCGGTTTGAGAAGTGCTGAAAAAAACACGCATGGTTGATCTTCTCCAGAAATTCGGCATTTATGCGTAGGTCATTAAGGGTGACGTATGGATGAAACATAATAAATCCGAGATGGAGAACGATATTGTGTTCCGCAAGGATTCTGGCTATGCGATAATACTGTTCTAGAACAGCCTTTTTGTTAAAGAACTTCAATGTTTGTGGTGAAGCGCTTTCTATCCCCACAATAATCCGTTCTAGACCAGCTTCTTTCAAAAGGGAAAGTAATGGTTCACACCCGATTAGGGCTTCTGCTGTGCACAGAATTCTAAACTTAAGTTCCAGCCCTCTGGAGATCATACCTTCTGCTATTTGTTTTATCCGTTTTTCCCCAGCCTTACCGGGCCCAATAAAATTATCCTCAGCAAAGAGAACTGTCTTAACGTCGAGTTCCTTTTGCAGATATGTCAACTCATCCAGTACATTCTCTGCTGATCGTGCCCGCCAGAGATGTCCTTTCTGCAGTCTTTCAAATGGTGGAATACTGCAGAAACTACACTCTGCTGCACATCCTCTACTGCTTACAACTCTTGCAGTAGGAGATTTCCCTTTTTGAAGCTGCCATTTAAGGGCGTCACGGGCAGGAAAGGGGATTGAGTCTAAAACCGTAATCTTCTTGCGGCATGGGTTCTCATAGATACTGCCGTTTTTGCCTTTGAAATAAACACCTGGTGTACCCTGTAATGATAACCCCAACCGTAATCTATCAGTCATGTCCAGAATGGTAAGTTCTCCCTCACCCCTTACCACTGAATCGAAACTCGATTCCTTAATCAAAAGCCGCTTGGCCAAAAACGTAGCGTGGTGTCCTCCCAAACATATATGAATCCTGCTATCAGCTTCTTTTAAACGGTTGCTTATGTGAATAGCATCTTCCATGGTTGCGACAGTAGGAGAAAATCCCACTATGGATGGAGAAAAATCCAGAATTTCCTGAATAGCCTCATTGTCCGATATATCTCTCGTCGCTGCATCAATGATTGCCACCTCATATCCATGTTCACGTAGCACCGATGTCAGATAGCCAATACCTATATGCTCCAGAGTAAAGTTTGATCCAGCAAATTGACATGGTATGCGAGCCTTCAAATTGACAAATGCTATTCGAAAATCTTTACCTTCTTTACTCATCTATTACTGGTCTTCGGTTTGTTAATTACTTCCTTATGAAAAACTCCCTTTTTTGCCACCTAGAACAGATTTTTTGATCCGTTGTAGGTGGATTTGCTCTACAGGAAATTTTTTATTTTCAGGGTGGACTAGTTAGTTTATGCGTTTTTAAATTCTGATTCTTGCCCGTCTCAGGAAGTCGTAGATTATTAAGCTAACATACTTCACCGTTAACTGCAAGAACTAAATACCTGAAGCCTAGTCGATTCCTGATTCGTCTCTACTTTGGCCTGACAAAAGTTTGACTTTTCACTTGACATGGTTTTTTTTTATGCTAGCATTACATACAAAATGGGTGGGAGATGAATTCCCCTCAGAAAATAAATTAATAAAAATATATTAAACTCATATTTAAGAAGGAGGTAAACCTGGATGGCGGAAGGAAAAATTTGTGGGAAATGCAATGAGAATGAGGCAAAAGAGACATGCAGTGAATGTGGAATTGACATTTGTGAAATGTGCTCAGTAGAAATCGCGTTAGATGCAACTCACCCGGCGGCAAGGATAAAGGGTTATTCCAAACCTGGCGCTCTTACAGCTGGTACGGTAAGGAAAAATGTTTGTAAAGACTGTCTTTCCGAAGTTGATGTATTTGAATAGTAGTTCAATACGTAGCCCCTTTCTCTATAGGTAAGCTTAGCAAATGTAGGATAGAGAATGCTGAGGATATAGACAATAAACACCTTTAAAGTAGTTAAATGATTTTATAGTATCAATAGAAGCAAATTCTTTTTTATGCAACAGGGAGAGGGTGCCTGTTGCATAAAACATCCCCTTGAGTCATAAGTTAAGAAATAAACATTGAAGGCATTAATTAGGGTGTTATCATATTGATTTTTGGAACAGAGAAAATGTCGTGAAATACTTGTGGAATGAGAAAAAACAATCCTTTC
The sequence above is a segment of the Thermodesulfobacteriota bacterium genome. Coding sequences within it:
- a CDS encoding radical SAM protein, which encodes MSKEGKDFRIAFVNLKARIPCQFAGSNFTLEHIGIGYLTSVLREHGYEVAIIDAATRDISDNEAIQEILDFSPSIVGFSPTVATMEDAIHISNRLKEADSRIHICLGGHHATFLAKRLLIKESSFDSVVRGEGELTILDMTDRLRLGLSLQGTPGVYFKGKNGSIYENPCRKKITVLDSIPFPARDALKWQLQKGKSPTARVVSSRGCAAECSFCSIPPFERLQKGHLWRARSAENVLDELTYLQKELDVKTVLFAEDNFIGPGKAGEKRIKQIAEGMISRGLELKFRILCTAEALIGCEPLLSLLKEAGLERIIVGIESASPQTLKFFNKKAVLEQYYRIARILAEHNIVLHLGFIMFHPYVTLNDLRINAEFLEKINHACFFQHFSNRMELYPGVEIFNRLEEEGMIISKDEYKRGFLYRYADPGIGNLARSLSPIRKRMVDMDRFFLDTDIWTSRHNRKYLDSTFVREYTELKKEFSSRNLDFFFKSVELVESGWNSETFEGLKNEYLNDTEELGKALRSFIGNIQIS
- a CDS encoding S41 family peptidase; translation: MSFKMKKNKKLVLIISMVLVLGFVMSLGWMRRVSAVNKETYEKLKMFTDVLSIVQKNYVEEVDTEKLLHGAINGMLEALDPHSSFMPPDVFKEMKLETRGVFGGLGIEITKKEGTIMVISPIEDTPAFRAGIKAGDYIVKINGKSTKDMGLMDAVKLMRGPAGTQITISILRKGLSEPKDFTITRAVIKIESVKYKALEEGYGYIRIKSFQDKTSNELKDALNKLETAKNGIKGLILDLRNNPGGPFDQALKVSDEFLDSGIITYTEERAKGSRKEYKAHGTKKSRDYPIIVLVNAGSASASEIVAGALQDHERALILGVQTFGKATVQSIYPLEDGSGLRLTIGRYYTPKGRSIQAKGITPDIVVPEKIPSGAGEKMKMRFLREKDLERHFEDTTKEKEREDALDDVKEDKISEDVQLDRALELLKSWYVFKKNVKVSDIR